The window ATCAgcgaagctgggaatggaacccagaagtcctgactcccagtcccctgctctaaccactggatccCGTTctactcccagagctggggatagaacctaggagtcctgactcccaaccctgtgctctgaccactagacatcACTGCCTCCCCCAGGCCGGCACACAGGTGCCTGAACAGATTGTGCCAATGGCTGGTCTGTGCCACCTCTGCAGAAACTCATGAGCCTTGCAGCTGCCAAACTGGATCGGGGCTGGGGGCTCACGTCTGACTTCTAGGACCCTGCGTAACCTAGGGCTGGCCCCAGCTCGGGAAGTGGCGATGACAAATTGACAGTCCTCTCCAGGCAGATGTCTGGCTGGAGTCCACCTAGGAGCACCCCAAAGCTTGGCACCCGGACAGagggctctgcccccagctgggaAAAGGCCCAGGGCGAGGGGTGGGAAGTATATTTTCAAGTCTGCCAGGAAGAGAAAGCAGGATTGTTTTGTGTTGaccccacaccctccccccagcttctATTTCTGCAGCATGTCCCCAGCCTACAGCTTCCTCAGGGCCAGGCCAAAAATGCCAAACCAGAGGCCAAGTgctttcttccccacccctccccaaccaGCCTCCCTGGCTCTGAATGGGGCCCTTTGTCTCGCCCTGGATTTAGACAGCAAGTGGAGAAGGGGGTGTGCATGTGTGGCTGCATTGTAGCTGGaacagaggcagagcagcaggggaCAGACAGGAGAGATAGGAGGGaaagaaggaagggggaggagatggtGGCCCGCTGAATCAGATCAGGGGGAAGGGATAAAATCTTTTTGCACCAGGAATCGctaggggtgggtgggtgcagcGTCACCCCCATTCCAGGAGTCCTCCAAAACCGGCGCACGAACGCACACCCCAGACCAAGTTACCCATTGGTGTAATGCCACCAGTTCGAATGGAGTCACTCCACTGGCACAGAACACAATTCAATGACCACATAGAAGATAAAAACGGCCCGACAATTCGGAGAATTGCGGCCACAACCGGGGGCAGCGGGCGGTTCCCCCATTTTAAGCACCTGAGTAAGTGGGGCAAAAGTTTCCCAAAGGAATTAAGTGCCCCCAGTATGTGGAACAGTCCTGAATGTCACCAACTGTGCCAAAGAGTGTCGGAGATCTACAATGggacacatgcacgcacacacacgtgtTCCTCCAGAACCATGCCACCAAGCCTCAAGGTCACACCTATGAACACCAACTTATATAGTTCACAGCTGGCCTGATCAGCCTTAGGACCCCTCCCCCTTTAACGGATGCTGTATAAAACCACACAGGTGTGCACAGCCCCTGCCCCTAAAAGCTTACACAATCCTTAGCCAAGATTCTCACAAGTAACTAGCGATTTTGGGGGTGTCCTTCCGACTGGAGACATCTAGTGGCTAGGGCACAACAGTGGGACTGGGTTCTGTTCCTCTGCCCCGGCCCTGCTGGGTAACCTTCGGCaagactctgtgcctcagtttggtGAATTGgactcagggggaggggggagatcatAAAACGGACATCCTTTGTCAGGCGctctgagatctatggatgaaaactgCCAGGCAGTATAATAGAGGGGCCCAATATGCCAAGCGTATTTTTTGAAGATCAGATCATGTTGGGCTCCCAAAATTCACCAGTGAAAATCTTGACTCTTGATTTTAAGTCTTaggttttaatttgattttatttttaatgccaggactcatttccccctccccctgagtcCAATTCAccaaacaggaaacaaaattgACTGTCTCTTCTTAAAGCTGCCAAATTATGTCACTGGAAGAACCCAGTTTGAGTAACCAGCCAGCTACAGTCCCTGCGCATTGAATGGGGCAACACAAGCCAGGTGGTAACTCACTGCGCACACATCCCCCCTAGTAGGGTTGGAGGGGGAAAGTAAACACGCAGATAAGAAGCAGGTAATAGGTTTGCAAATTCCCCAGGGAACCACTGAGCGCCTTAACTGCACTGATGAGATGCAAATTGGGagccaagagattttttttttaaaaaaaggagagaaacttGCACATTAAATGCATAGCCCCCGGCTTGCCCATTGGAGGGGGAGAGCATTGGAGGGACCCGGTATCAATGGAGCGATTATGCATCACTCCAAATCAGTGTCTAGCCAGGAAAGCATAGGCAcaacaatacattttaatatgcaaATCCTAAGCAGAGGACCTAAAGAAATAGCACCCCAGAAGCAAAGCACTGATGTGCACTGTAAGATTGTCAGGGCAGGGACCTTCCATTtctatagggccagatcctcattgTTATTTTGGCccctagctcccactgaaatcaaggaatCAGgaacctaaacacctttgagccCATGGGCTATTGTGCTGTGTAAACAGAGCACCCCTATCACACCTGTCAATCAACACCCTCGGTTGGTTTAATTATTCTGCTGTTAGCCTTCTGCAGTCCTTACAGACAGGGGTCCTAGGCCAAGAGGCTTTTGGAACAAGATGGCAAAGGGCCAttcattcaaataaataaataggcaaACAAACAGGCTCCCTTCACTCTGCAGCATCGGGTGCAGTCTGAGCACAGTCAGCTATACAAGGGGAGTTAACCCCAGCACTTCTAGCCAAGGGTTGCAACCAGAACCAGGCCCCATCTCTCTGCCTTCTTTCGGCGAAGGGTAAATCATGGTCCTTGGGAACCCGGAATTAACACATGGCTTTTCACCctccccctctgctgccccccccctccttccccgccaGTTGGCTGGAAGCCCCATCAGGACAGTTACAGAACAAAGAGGCAGACGGAACCGGATACGCAGAGGAAGTGAATCGGAGCAAGCAAATCCCAGCTAGAGACCcggggtgggaaggaaggaggcCATCACCCACACTTCCTCTGTCGTCAGCAGGGGCCCCGCAGCCCACCAAGgacctggggatgggggaagagatacacaagccccccccagccccggccctttCCCTCTGAGCTCAGCACTGGCCTATCCCAGCTAAGATGAACAGCAGAACCAGCCTCCTGCCTCTGATGGCCTTTAACTTTCACAcaccactggggggggggggggggaagaatcatTGGGCTGCCAGGATCCAGCCAGCACTCTCAGCATCACGCGGTCCCAGTCCAGCCCAGTTGCCGTGGGCACATCACAGCTTCCCTAACGACTAGGCCTGCAACAGGGACAAGCAAACCCAGCCACAGCGGGAGGCCTGCACCAGGCCACAGGGTcacgtgtggggggggggggcagtcatgGGGCAGGACTCACCACTGGGCTTGCACATCCTGATTTGGCTCTGGCACTGGACCACGGAGTGCAGGGGCTGCGAGGCCACGGCGGTCGCGGACGTCAGCTTCTCTGAGGTAGTTTTGCTGGCGGGGTCCGGGGAGGGCGGGGGCGAGGAGGGGGCGCACTGCGTCTGACACCGCAGCTGCGTCAGGGACTGAGGCATGCCCTGGTAGTGCCGCGTGGCGCTCAGGAGGTCATTGAGGATCTGAAGGATGGTGCCGATGTCACGCCGGGGCCGCCCGCTGCTGTCCTGGCAGTTGGGGTGCAAAGTGCCTgcaggggagaagaggcgggggaCACGTCATGCCATGCTGCTTGTAGGGGCAGTAGCTGAGCCCAACCCTTGGCACACACTGCCACCCCTCAGGGGCTCCCCATAAGCATCTTTGTGACCCACCCATGGCCCCGGAACACAGTGcagggccctgggggggggggtcgtcaATGCACTGAATCTCCCTGGAAGGCTGGCAGCCAAAGCTGGCATGAGCCCCCATCCCAGGCAGGATGCTGAGGTAGGAAGAGACCCATCAAactcagctctcattggccaccaAAAGTTGCCCTCACCATGCCAACCAACCTGGGCCCTGGTCCAGCCCtggttctcccctccccattgTTCTGCACAAGCAGCGTGAAAAGAGACACTCTCCAATTCCCCAGCCACGCGCTCGCCCATGGCATCACACCAGCACTGGTGAGAGGAGAGTCGGGCCTACAGTCCCCTGGGCTCTCAACGTACCAGAGAAGGTCCCTGAGAAGACCCCAGGAGCGTGGTTAACGAAGCTCTCTATGACTGCGCCAGGTTTGCGGGATCGGCTTGTTGGGGCTGGGTTGCTACCGGCAGAATTGTTACTCCGGGCGCTACAGTCCACCTGGCAAGCGGCAAGACAGAGAGACACTTATTAGCCATTAGAAACAGACACCAATGGGCCAGAAGGCTCCCACTAACCCGCAGCCATAGGGGCAGACCCCTAGCTCGATGGGTGGCTGGGGGAAAAAGTCCCACATCCAAACTTTCCCAGGGTTACAATCTTATTTCCTTGGCCAGCATAAGGCAtgaggttttttcccctcaacttTTTGGGACAAGGCAGTACCCACACAGGGCGATcccataatcatcatcatcatcgtccCTAGCTCTTAAGTAGTGCTCTTcacccacagatctcaaagcactttacaaaggagggcagcatcattatccccattttaccaacggggaaaactgaggcacagggcagtgaaGCAACTtgttcacccagcaggccagagccaggaacagaactcaggtcttcTGCATGCCAGTCCAGTGCTACATCAACTAGGCCATGCAGTCACAGGGCACTTCCAAAAGCAACACCTGAAATCAGCCAGATTTCAAACCCGCCATTGGCCAAGCCCCATTCACAGTGAAGAAAATGATTTAGAGGGCATCTTCAATGCTACCATCTGCCTTACATTTGGGTCTTGAGTGTTCAAGACCCATGAACCCATTCGGACCAAGAAACCCGCTCTCTAGGAAgggagcatggtctagtggttagggcacgaGACGACCTGggctctactcccagctctgctgcgaAATCTTGAGTGATTCGCTTTCCccgtctgtgcctcagtttacccatctgtgaaatggggataatgggtCTGCCTGCCTTTGGGAAGTACTTGGCAATGAAAGATGCCAGCCAAGGATTGTGATTAGTCTGATAAGCAATGATCCTATTTTGAGACTGGAGGGTTGCTGGATATTTCTTCCCATGGCAGGCTGGGATTTTCCTCGGACTATAAGCATTTTGCAGTCAAAGCACAAGAGGCAGTACACAGACCAGCCTGGATAGCTTCTCTCTGAGGGAAACCCTCTCCCCCGCCACCCCCTGCCAAaagctagagcagatctttgcCTTACGCTTTGCaataaaccaccaccaccacacactatGCCCTTTTCTGGCACCATTTGCCTCAGGATCTCACAGCATTTGGAAAAAATGTAGCAAGGCCTCACAACaccctcattttatagatggggaaactgaggcatgaagtgGGGATGTAACCTGTCAGTGGGAGGAGTGGATATAGACAAGGccttgttctaaccactagagaaCAGTCAccttccagagccaggaatagaacccaggagtcctgaggcccagctccccccttttctctccccacatAAGAGACTTATTTTGTAAAGCCAGACTCACCTCTGAGCAGGAGGAGACGACGCTGCTGTTAACCGTTTGCGTGCTGGCCCCATGCGACCGGAACATCCCGGCTGTGACGGGGGCGGGGTGAGCGGCGTTACAGTACATGGGTGTGGCCTGTgccgagggggcggggctgggggcggggctctgcTGGCAGGTGGGCACCACGGGGATGCGGGCGAAGTTGGAGCTGGTCCCTCCGTGCAGCGTCCtgcactggggggtggggccagccGCTGCCCCGGGCTCCCCCCGGCTGGCAATGACATGCCGATGCTGGAGCTGCCCCCCACTCTGCTGAGCTGCCAGCTGGAGCTGCACGAACATCATGTGGTCGCCGACCCGCAGGGCCAGCGTCAGCGGGGACCTTCCGGACAGGAAGTCATTGACCTGAGAAGAGAAGAGGAGTTCGGGTCACCGTCTCGATCATGgcgcagcagctgcagcagcacttgGGTGAGGTGGGGGCACCAGCAAAGTCCGGCCCACGGCAAAGGGGAAGCAGAACGGTTCCCGGTGCCACCGGTTCTGAGATACGGGGGGTGAGGAACGGGACTGGACAGCTCAGGGCTGGTTTGACTTTGCCAAGTGGCGCTGCCTTCTCCCCACTGCCCAGCTATGCCCTTCTGCCCCCCCGACCCAATGAGGGAACAGGAGTCCTCCTGGTGGAGGGCACCCGCGGGCTCCCCATGGGCTGACCCCAAGCAGACTGATCACAGGacttggggcggggaggggggggcggcgcgATTTGAAAGGCTGCTTTGATCATTTAGGGGTGGGGAGCTGTAGGTGTGCTTCTGGGGTAGGTACTTGGCCCAGAAGCCatatctccccccccacacacacacacacatgccgtCTGTATCCCACTCTCCCCCCACCATTAtcttaccaccaccaccccatccacgtgagctctctctgcccccctctcccagcccatATGCAGAAGGGCCGCGCTCCCTGCAGCATGGCGATGGGCCTGGAAGGAGCCCACTGCCATCCCAGAGACACATGGGCATCAGCACCATGAGCAGAAGCAGGAAAGGGGGAGCGTGCCAAGAGcccagcagggtgggggcagctgcCTGGGGTGGGGCACGTCAGGGCTAAAACTGAGAAGCTGGGCCTTTTAGAAGAGGCACCCCTTGCTCCTTGGGAGTCCCTATCTGCAAGGTCCTCCCAGATCTCCAGCAGGACACCAGGGGCAGGGTGAGACCCTGATGGGTTAAAGCTCAAGGCCCGCAGGACTCGCCTGCCACGTCTTGTTCCCATGTGACCCGTGGTGCCAAGGGAGCAAACTGACGGAGGCggcttttacaaaataaaaaacagggGAGGGTCGCCACCCCACCCTGGTGATAAACCTGCCCGCACAGCCACTCCCCGCAGTGCACAGGAGGAGATTAACCAGAGCTGGGCATGGGGGGGCCCCCCCAAGCGGGACAAGGTCCAGCGGCAGGGTCTGGAATCCACCCTCTGACACACTCTTTATGGCGGTTACTGCAGACGCTTTctgctcacccccaccccagtgacaCACGCACCCCTGTT is drawn from Trachemys scripta elegans isolate TJP31775 chromosome 22, CAS_Tse_1.0, whole genome shotgun sequence and contains these coding sequences:
- the MIDN gene encoding midnolin, with the translated sequence MDQQPSARSCSRGAPACEAVPNEPSMNLYINTTTGTRYELSVPVEETVEGLKRRLSQRLKVPKERLALLHKESRLSSGKLQDLGVVEGSKLTLVPTVEAGLMSQASRPEQSVMQALESLTETQVNDFLSGRSPLTLALRVGDHMMFVQLQLAAQQSGGQLQHRHVIASRGEPGAAAGPTPQCRTLHGGTSSNFARIPVVPTCQQSPAPSPAPSAQATPMYCNAAHPAPVTAGMFRSHGASTQTVNSSVVSSCSEVDCSARSNNSAGSNPAPTSRSRKPGAVIESFVNHAPGVFSGTFSGTLHPNCQDSSGRPRRDIGTILQILNDLLSATRHYQGMPQSLTQLRCQTQCAPSSPPPSPDPASKTTSEKLTSATAVASQPLHSVVQCQSQIRMCKPSGDRLRQTENRATRCKVERLQLLMQQKRLRRKARRDARAPYHWLPNRKSSRTNSNSSVSSEGSLDLDFEDSVWKPEVKADLKSEFVVA